The following are encoded in a window of Pygocentrus nattereri isolate fPygNat1 chromosome 5, fPygNat1.pri, whole genome shotgun sequence genomic DNA:
- the LOC108414241 gene encoding gastrula zinc finger protein XlCGF7.1-like gives ASKQLTTAASVESFTQKVNLQTHQRIHTGEKPYQCPECGKSFSDKRNLRKHHQIHKKERQYQCSECGKTFQEQTHLHRHQRVHTGEKPFYCSECGKSFSQQTHLKRHQRIHTGEKPYHCSECGKSFNDSRHLQRHQRIHTGEKPYQCLLCGRSFNQHSNLNVHQRVHTGEKPFQCSDCGKTFALQSNLRIHQRIHTGEKPYYCSECGKSFRHSNLKTHKCIKRERT, from the coding sequence GCAAGCAAACAGCTCACCACTGCGGCGAGTGTGGAGAGTTTCACTCAAAAGGTTAATCTTCAAAcgcaccagcgcattcacacaggagagaaaccgtatcagtgcccagagtgtgggaagagtttcagtGACAAACGTAATCTAAGAAAACATCATCAGATCcataagaaagagagacagtatcagtgctcagagtgtggaaaaacattccaGGAGCAGACTCATCTTCACAGACACCAGAGagttcacacaggagagaaaccattttactgctcagagtgtggaaagagtttcaGTCAACAGACTCATCTCAAAAggcaccagcgcatccacacaggagagaagccatatcactgctcagagtgcgggAAGAGTTTTAACGACAGTCGTCATCTCCAgagacaccagcgcatccacacgggagagaaaccgtatcagtgctTATTGTGCGGAAGGAGTTTTAATCAGCACAGTAATCTGAACGTACACCAGCGTgttcacacaggagaaaaaCCGTTTCAGTGCTCAGACTGTGGAAAGACCTTTGCTCTGCAGAGTAATCTCCGAATACACCAGCGtattcacaccggagagaaaccATATTACTGCTCGGAGTGCGGGAAGAGCTTCAGGCATTCAaatttaaaaacacataaatgcattaagagagagagaacttaa